AAGCCTTTGTCACTCAATTTTAAGGACGGAATTACCAATAATGCCATAAAGCTCAAGGTCATATAAGGTGCATTTAATGTGCTGCCTAATTGTTTAGCTATTTTATCTAATTTGCCATAAGCTTCCCCAATGGTTTTGGCATCTTGATTGCTCATGATACCAGCAACGGGTAAGGAAACAATGTGACTATCAGTATCTGAAACGGCACAAATTCCACCTTTGTTTTCAATAATTACATTCACAGCTTTGCAAATGGCTTCATCGGTCGCACCAACGGCAATAATATTATGGGAATCATGACCAACAGAACTGGCAATGGCACCAGATTTTAATCCGAAGTTTTTAATAAAGGCCATAGACGGTTCATCATTATTATAGCGATTTACAACCGTCATTTTTAAAATATCTTTTTCAATATTTGAGATTAAGTTTCCGTTTTCAATTAACGCATCTTCAATAAGCTCATTGGTTACCAGTTGCCCTTCCAAAGCTTCAATAACGCGAATCTGTTTGGCTGAAGATTCGATTCTAAAATCGGACACCTGCTTTTTAGATGTAATGAAATTATTAAGTATTTCGAATTCTGTATGTGGAATAAGCGATTGTCCGTTTTCAAAAACCACCTCACCATTAATAACCGTTTTAAGCGTTTTAAAGTGACTTAAATCTTCCACAACAATGAAATCGGCTGCATCATTTACTTGCAATAAGCCGACTGATAAATTATAATGCTTTACGGGATTTATACAGGCCATTTGTAATATTTGAAATACATCAAAGCCTTTGGCAATGGCACGCGCACATAATTGATTAATATGACCAAGTAATAAATCGTCTGGATGCTTATCATCGCTACAAAACATCATGTTTTCGTAATGTTCTGGTAACAAATCAATTAACGCTTCAAAATTTTTAGCAGCACTCCCCTCTCGGATTAAGACTTTCATACCTTTTTTGAGTTTCTCTAACCCTTCCTCATAGGTAAAACATTCATGGTCGGTGGTTATGCCTGCGTTGATATATTTTGTTAAATCATCACCACGTAAACCTGGCGCATGACCATCTATGGGTTTGTTGTAGTGTTTTGCCCAAGCTATTTTTTTAAGCACCTCGTCATCATCA
Above is a window of Bizionia sp. M204 DNA encoding:
- the ade gene encoding adenine deaminase encodes the protein MKIQGQIVDIPNKRIFSGEITVTNGKISAIEEVSHNIQQFILPGFVDAHIHIESSMLVPSEFARIAVNHGTIATVSDPHEIANVLGVEGVEFMIKNGKQTPFKFNFGAPSCVPATTFESAGAVIDSEGIKTLMANPDISYLAEMMNYPGVLFDDDEVLKKIAWAKHYNKPIDGHAPGLRGDDLTKYINAGITTDHECFTYEEGLEKLKKGMKVLIREGSAAKNFEALIDLLPEHYENMMFCSDDKHPDDLLLGHINQLCARAIAKGFDVFQILQMACINPVKHYNLSVGLLQVNDAADFIVVEDLSHFKTLKTVINGEVVFENGQSLIPHTEFEILNNFITSKKQVSDFRIESSAKQIRVIEALEGQLVTNELIEDALIENGNLISNIEKDILKMTVVNRYNNDEPSMAFIKNFGLKSGAIASSVGHDSHNIIAVGATDEAICKAVNVIIENKGGICAVSDTDSHIVSLPVAGIMSNQDAKTIGEAYGKLDKIAKQLGSTLNAPYMTLSFMALLVIPSLKLSDKGLFDGNTFKFTPLEV